A window of Leptotrichia wadei contains these coding sequences:
- a CDS encoding tetratricopeptide repeat protein encodes MKKFILIIFFCLLIGCRNQGNDVVIKDIDDVYFYLENKKNPEKAQLMARIVFELERENYEEAEKYFLKLAKYDKTAYVSLANMYYEHIDKKEGEKRYEIAFEKGNKRAGTILGMIAEDNNDYKKAEEWYKKSLDKENMLGYKFFAKFLYKTNRKNEAEKYFIEAGNLKDADSMLYLIKIYYMKKDTEKLKYWQDKILNTKEIFKFDDETNDLLKYSLSKDKIDKEFFELYIKGEESVLKKDYEEAEKYLVQMEKLKKEGILYTADFYYRFKDEKEKGIEKYKRAYENGIKEAAAFMGIIEHRNRNIDEAKKWYKIASEAGNTNSQIYLAQILKEEGDKTEALNLYLKAAELKDYRAINYLLKYYYREKNLKEIKKWVDVVKKSNGLKNYSEVDSRRIKEYEKFLNKNN; translated from the coding sequence ATGAAGAAATTTATTTTGATAATCTTTTTTTGTTTGTTAATAGGATGTAGAAATCAAGGAAATGATGTGGTAATAAAAGATATTGATGATGTTTATTTTTATCTGGAAAATAAGAAAAATCCTGAAAAAGCTCAATTAATGGCAAGAATTGTTTTTGAACTGGAAAGGGAAAACTATGAAGAAGCAGAAAAGTATTTTTTAAAACTGGCAAAATACGATAAAACCGCTTATGTTTCGCTTGCAAATATGTATTATGAACATATTGATAAAAAAGAAGGGGAAAAGAGGTATGAAATAGCTTTTGAAAAAGGAAATAAAAGGGCAGGTACAATTTTGGGGATGATTGCTGAAGATAATAATGATTATAAAAAGGCGGAAGAATGGTACAAAAAATCGTTGGATAAAGAGAATATGTTAGGATATAAATTTTTTGCTAAATTTTTATATAAAACAAATAGGAAAAATGAGGCTGAGAAATATTTCATAGAAGCTGGAAATCTCAAAGATGCGGATTCGATGTTATACTTAATAAAAATATATTATATGAAAAAAGATACTGAAAAATTGAAATACTGGCAAGACAAAATATTAAATACAAAGGAAATTTTTAAATTTGACGATGAAACGAATGATTTATTGAAATATAGTTTGTCAAAAGATAAGATAGATAAGGAGTTTTTTGAATTGTATATAAAAGGGGAAGAAAGTGTTTTAAAGAAAGACTATGAAGAAGCAGAAAAATATCTTGTACAAATGGAAAAGCTAAAAAAAGAAGGAATTTTATATACAGCTGATTTTTATTATCGTTTTAAGGATGAAAAAGAAAAGGGAATAGAAAAGTATAAAAGAGCATATGAAAATGGCATAAAGGAAGCAGCAGCTTTTATGGGAATTATTGAGCATAGAAACAGGAATATTGATGAAGCAAAGAAATGGTATAAAATAGCGTCAGAAGCAGGAAATACTAATTCACAAATATATTTGGCACAAATTCTGAAAGAAGAAGGCGATAAAACCGAAGCTCTAAATTTGTATTTAAAAGCGGCTGAACTAAAAGATTATAGAGCGATAAATTATTTATTAAAATATTACTACAGAGAGAAAAATTTGAAAGAAATAAAAAAATGGGTAGATGTAGTTAAAAAATCAAATGGACTAAAAAATTATAGTGAAGTTGACAGTAGAAGAATAAAAGAATATGAAAAATTTTTAAATAAAAATAATTAA
- a CDS encoding J domain-containing protein: MTDYYKRLGVSEDADAKEINAKYRKLAMKYHPDRNPDDKKAEEMFKTISEAYEILGDENKRKEYDEKRKNKGNTGSQRFGEKKSSRAEQNSESAKRGAEAFFRNFSANPNDIKNMFESAKDGLKEGVKNEEIYFDNLFLFVNRM; encoded by the coding sequence ATGACAGATTATTATAAAAGACTAGGTGTTTCAGAAGATGCTGATGCAAAAGAGATAAATGCAAAATACAGAAAATTAGCCATGAAATATCATCCAGACAGAAATCCTGATGATAAGAAGGCTGAGGAAATGTTTAAGACAATCAGCGAGGCGTATGAGATACTTGGTGATGAGAATAAAAGAAAAGAATACGATGAGAAAAGGAAGAATAAGGGAAATACTGGAAGTCAAAGATTTGGTGAGAAGAAATCAAGCAGGGCAGAGCAGAACAGTGAATCAGCTAAAAGGGGGGCTGAGGCATTTTTCCGTAATTTTTCAGCAAATCCAAATGATATAAAGAATATGTTTGAAAGTGCTAAGGATGGTTTAAAGGAAGGGGTGAAAAATGAAGAAATTTATTTTGATAATCTTTTTTTGTTTGTTAATAGGATGTAG
- a CDS encoding T6SS effector amidase Tae4 family protein, with protein sequence MYNIVKNYPRYETINSKDLVKKLFNSRRLLDLPAPNTCAIRVSEALNKAGFIIDGTILPKNEYEKGKNDKWYVLTAMGMKRYLEKKYGGLARYSVNTPELYRRFRQYIDVLGSGIVIYYSQILKALQDMLIYGLKKNLLERIIYIINGLKKFIFFQALN encoded by the coding sequence ATGTATAATATAGTAAAAAATTATCCAAGATATGAGACTATTAATAGTAAAGATTTAGTAAAAAAACTATTTAATTCAAGAAGATTACTAGATTTACCAGCTCCTAATACATGTGCAATAAGAGTATCAGAGGCTTTAAATAAAGCAGGTTTTATAATAGACGGTACTATTTTACCTAAAAATGAATATGAAAAAGGGAAAAATGATAAATGGTATGTATTAACAGCTATGGGAATGAAAAGATATTTAGAAAAAAAATATGGAGGGCTTGCTAGATATTCTGTTAATACTCCTGAATTATATAGAAGATTTCGTCAATATATTGATGTACTAGGATCAGGAATTGTTATATATTACAGTCAAATTCTAAAAGCTTTACAGGACATGCTGATATATGGTTTGAAGAAAAATTTGTTGGAAAGAATTATATACATAATAAATGGGTTAAAGAAGTTTATATTCTTCCAAGCTTTAAACTAA